A window of Streptomyces marispadix contains these coding sequences:
- a CDS encoding SH3 domain-containing protein, with translation MAATTARRVRIAATASAVLLGGSLLGASTAEASAAGTVAVPHKPYGIVTAMSGLNVRQYPSTDSSVKYVLPYHAKRGLDCKIRAQVIAGNPFWYKLRNSNYWISARYVHNVGHVKLCKDAHPSSLTDSARARQAMG, from the coding sequence ATGGCTGCCACTACTGCTCGTCGTGTACGGATCGCCGCCACGGCTTCCGCCGTCCTCCTGGGCGGTTCGCTCCTGGGAGCGAGCACCGCCGAGGCGTCCGCGGCCGGCACCGTCGCCGTCCCCCACAAGCCCTACGGCATCGTCACCGCCATGTCGGGCCTGAATGTCCGTCAGTACCCGAGCACCGACTCCTCGGTGAAGTACGTACTCCCCTACCACGCCAAGCGCGGCCTCGACTGCAAGATCCGTGCGCAGGTCATCGCCGGCAACCCGTTCTGGTACAAGCTGCGGAACAGCAACTACTGGATCAGCGCCCGCTACGTGCACAACGTCGGCCACGTGAAGCTGTGCAAGGACGCACACCCCTCGTCGCTGACCGACAGCGCCAGGGCCCGCCAGGCCATGGGCTGA